TGGCCGTTGCCGGTCGCCTTGGTGCCGCCGAACGGCAGATGCACCTCGGCGCCGATGGTCGGCGCGTTGACATAGAAGATGCCAGTGTACACGTCGCGCATGGCGGTGAAGGCGCGATTGACGTCGCGGGTGTAGATCGACGCCGACAGGCCATAGGCAACATCGTTGGCCACCTGGATGGCCTGGTCGAAATTGTCGACGGGGATCACCGAGACCACCGGCCCGAAGATCTCTTCCTGCGCAATCCGCATTTTCGGGTCGACATCGCCGAAGACGGTCGGCTCGTGGAACCAGCCGTGGGCGTAATCGCCCTTCTCCAGCCGGTGCCCGCCGGCCAGCAACTTGGCGCCATCCTCCTTCTGGCCAATGCGCACATAGGTCTCCACCGTGTGCAACTGGCCCTCGTTGACGCAGGGGCCCATGTCGGTCTTGGGATCGAGGCCGTTGCCGACCTTCAACGATTTGACCCGCTCGACATAGCGGCTGACGAACTCTTTGTAAACCTTCTTGTGCACGATGACACGCGAGGTCGCGGTGCAACGCTGGCCGGTGGTGCCGAATCCGCCCCAGAGCGCGCCCTCGATGGCCAAATCGAGGTCGGCGTCATCCATGACGATCTGCGGATTCTTCCCGCCCATCTCAAGGCAGGAGTGCTTGAAGTGCGGGCCGCACAGCGACGACACCGAACGTCCCACCTCGGTGGAACCGGTGAATGAGACCAGCTTGACTTCCGGGTGATTGATGAGCGGCTCGCCGACATCGCGTCCGGAGCCGGTGACCATATTGATCACGCCCGGCGGCACGCCGCACTCGTCCATGCACTTCATCAGGTTGACGACGGAAAGCGGCGTATCGGTCGCCGGCTTGATGACGATCGTGTTGCCCAGCACCAGCGCCGGCATGATCTTCCACGACGGAATCGCCATCGGGAAATTCCACGGCGTGATCAGGCCGCAGACACCCAGCGGCTGACGCACTGACATCTGGAACTTGTTCTTCAACTCCGAGGGAGTGGTGTGGCCAAATTGACGGCGCCCCTCGCCGGCCATGTAATACGACATGTCGATGGCTTCCTGCACATCGCCGCGCGTCTCCTTGAGCACCTTCCCCATCTCGCGCGTCATGTCGCGGGCGAACTCTTCCTTGTAGCGGATCAGCCGCTCGCCGACTTTGTAGAGAATCTCGGCGCGCTTGGGGGCGGGGACCAGCCGCCAGGACTTAAACGCCTCGGCGGCGGCGTTGACCGCGGCGTCAACATCGCGATGGTCGGACTTCTGGAAGGTGCCGATGAGCTCGCGACGATCGGCAGGATTGCGATTCTCGAAGGTCTTACCGGTCTTCGATTCGACCCATTTACCGTTGATGAAATTCCTGAACTCGGTCGCGCTCCCTTTCGGGGCGGCGGCGGGTTTGCTGGCTTTGGCGGCGGCAGTTGGCATTGCGATTCTCCTCAACCCGGACAAGGGTATTTGGCTTAGTCTACCAAACGCACGGGGGGTACGTAAAGCGGAATCCGAACGTGAGCGGATGCGCGTAAGAAATTGACAGCACATTGATTACGTCGGCCGGCGCAAGAGACGACGACGCGGCGGGAATCCTGACGGGCTACACCTGCCGGTGGATCCAGCGTTTGCGCGAGAACCACCAGAAATAGAAAACGCTGGAGAGCGCCTCCGACCCGGCAAATCCCCACCAGATGCCATTGGGGCCGACACCGAGGCCATGCGAGAGGAACCAGATGAGCGGTACCTGAAAGACCCAGGCGTGGATGATGCCGACCACCATCACCGGCACCGTGTCTCCCGCGCCGGAGAAGGCGGCCTCCATCATCAGGAATGCGCCGATAAACGGTCCGGCGATGGCCATGATGCGGAAGAAGGCGACGCCCAATGGTTCATAGGACGAATCGGCGAAGAAGATGCGGGTGATCGGTCCGGCCAGAAGCGCCATGCCGATACCCATTGTCAGCATCAGGCCTGCCGCCAGGGCAATGGCCTTTTCGGCGGTGACATAGGCGCGTTGCTTGTCGCCGCGTCCCAGCAGGTGGCCGATCAGCGGTGAAAGACCCAGTTCGAGTCCGACGACAACGATGATCGTCAGTTCCAGCACCCGCGAACCGGCGCCGTAGATGGCCACATAGGGCGCGCCGAAGTGGGTGATCATCGGCGTGATCACCAGACGGGCCAGCGAGAACGAAATCGAACTGACCCCCGTGGGCATGCCAATTTTCAGCATCTGCCACATTGTGCGCTGGCTGGCCTGACGGACCGCCGCCCAGGTCAGGCGGACGTGGAATGCGCCGGCAAAGAACATCGCCAGGCCGACAATGGTGGTCATGCCGAAGCCGATCAGCGATGCCCACGCCGAACCGGCCACGCCCAGCGCCGGGATCGGTCCCCAGCCGAAGATCATGATGGGATTGAGCAGCGCGTTGAGCCCGGTCGAAGCCAGCATGATCCACATCGCCGGACGCGGCTGATCGATGCCGCGCAACGCGGTAAACACGGTCCAGACCGGGAAGTTGAACACCAGCCCGAGAAACATCACCCGTCCATAGCTGATGGCGTACCGTTCGACATCGCCGGTGGCGCCCAGCAGACGCACCATCCACGGCGTGAGCAGGTAGCCAATCACGGCGCTCACTGCGGCGGTGGCGATCTTCAGGATGAAGGCCTCCACGATCGCCGTGCGGGTGCGCTCCATGTCCTGCTCGCCATACCGTCGGGCGATGATCGCCGTGGAGCCGGCGCCGGCGATCATGTTGATCGAGGAGAGCACCCAGTAGAAGGCGGCGAAAATCGCCACCCCGGCAACCTGCTCGGCGCCCAGACGCGAGACCCAGAACATGTCGACCACGTTGTACAGATGCAGCGCGGCGAACCCGACCATCGACGGGATCCCCATGCGCAGAATCGAGCGGTAGACCTCACGGGTCTCGGACTGCGGGGTGACCGATGGGGGTGTGATCGGCTCGGCTTCCCCCGGCACCGGGTTGACAGGTTCGATGATGCGCTCGGACATACGGATCTAATAGACGATAGAATCCGCTCGAAGGTTGCAGCGGCATGGGACAAGGGGGATTCAGCCCCTTGCGCCCGGTCAAATCTCGAGGGTCATGCCGTCTTCGGCAATCAGGATTTCGGCGCGGGTCTTGTCTTTGTCAGTGAGCGCGCGCGCCGTGTCGAAATGGTCGGCAATGTGCGTGAGAATGACACGGTTCACACGGCGCTCGTCGGCCCAGGGCCAGAGACGGTCCAGCGGGACATGGGTCGATTCGACCAGAAGCCAGTCAATCGGGGTGGGGATGCTGTCGAGATCGTTGAGACTGCCCAGATCAGCCGAGTACACAATGGTTCGCCTCCCCGCCTCGATACGGAGCGCATAGCATTCGCCCCGGTTGGGCAGGCCCTTCTCTTCGGCGAAGGCGCGCATGGCGGACAGATGCGAGGTCGGAAACGGTGTGATCCGCGCCGCGCCGGCCAGAAACGGGTAGCGCTCGACATGCGGATTGTAGGCGATGGCAAACGGCAGCTTGTCCTTGAACATGTAGCCGAGATTGAAAACGGCCTTGATCGGCCCCACCGCTTCGCCCGGGCAATGGATGGTCAGCGGACGGTCAGTGCCCGTCAGGTAGCGTTGCTGGAGGAAGTATCCGAGTCCGCCGACATGGTCGGCATGGGTGTGGGTGATGACGATATGCGAGACCCAGTCGGCGCGATAGTCCGCCTGCAGGAAGTTGCGGGTGGCGCCATCGCCCAGATCCAAAAGCACGCCCTGCTCACCCAGATCGAGCAGATAGCACGATCCGGCCCGCCGTCGCGACGCCAGCCCGGCCGAGGAACCGAGGATCACGAGTTTCACGACAGAGTCTCCCGCAACACACGCGCGGCGATTTCGATGTCCTCGTCATCGACATCGCGGTGGGTCACCGCCCGGATGCGCGATGCGCCGAAGCCGAGCATCCGGACCCCGCGGCTTTCGAGCGTCTTGAGCACGGTCTCGGGATTGTGTCGCGAACCGTCCAGGTCAATGACTACAATGTTGGTCGGCGGTGGATCGGGGATCACCCGAATCCCCGGCAGCCCCTGCACCGCCTCGGCCAGCCGTCGGGCGCGACGATGATCATCCTTCAGTTTCGGCAACTGATCATCGATGGCGTAGATTCCCGCCGCCGCGAGAATGCCCGCCTGACGCAGCCCGCCGCCGAAACGCTTGCGCGACCGTCGCGCGCGGGTGATGAACGCGCGGGTGCCGAGAATCATCGACCCGACCGGCGCGCCCAACCCCTTCGACAGGCAGACCGAGACCGAATCATACCCCCTCACCCATTCGGACAACGCGATTCCGGTGGCGGCATGGGCGTTCCAGATACGCGCGCCATCGAGATGGCAGACCGCGCCATGTTCATGCGCGATCTCGGCCACGGCGCGCATAATCGGCAGCGGTACCACGGTGCCGCCGGCGCGGTTGTGGGTGTTTTCCACGGCGATGATGCTGGTCACCGGATGGTGGATGTTCTCCGGACGGATCGCCGCGCGGATGCGGTCCGGATCGGGGATGCCGTCGGGCGCGGGGATGGGACGCACCTGCAATCCGGACAGTGCCGCCGGCGCGCCCACTTCATACCAGTCGATGTGAGCGTCCTCGTCGCAGATGATCTCATCGCCGGGACAGGCATGGGTGTGCAACGACACCTGGTTGCCCATGGTGCCGGAGACGACAAACAGCGAGGCCTCGACGCCGAAGAGCGCCGCGACTTTGGCTTCGAGCGCCTGCACGGTGGGGTCATCGCCCAGGACATCATCGCCGACCTCGGCGGCGGCCATGGCGGCGCGCATCCCCGGGGTCGGCCTGGTGATCGTGTCCGAACGCAGATCGACAATCTTCATGTCACTCCATTCGCAGCGCGACGTAGCGCAATGCGCCGCCCCGCTCCACTTCGGCCACCACCGCATCGCCGCTTTGCAGTTGGTCCAACGCCGCGCGCAGATCGCGGATCGACTCGACCGGCACCCTGTTGACCGCGTAGATGACATCGCCGGGTCGGAAGTTGTCCTCGCCGGGTGTGGCATCGGAGGCGCGCGCGGCCACCACCACACCGGTGCGGAAACGCAACGGCGGCAGCATCGCGGCGACCTCGTCATTCAAATCAAGCGCGAGGATGCCCAGCGGCCCGATCAGATTCTCTTCGGGGCTGACCATCAACGCCAATTCGGAAGAGGCGCCCGGCCGTTCGATGACCTGCACCTCCAGAGACAGCTGCTCGTCGCCGCGCTGGAGATCGAGACGGACCTTGTCGCCGGTGGCGAATTGATAGAGGTTGACGTCGAATTGACGGGCATTCTCCATCGGCTTGCCATTGAGCGCCAGGATGATGTCGCCGCGCCGCACACCGGCCCGCGCCGCCGGGCTGTCGGGAGAAACATCACCGGCGACCACTCCCCAATCGCGCGCCAGTCCGAGGCCTTCGGCTAAAACCGGATTGATGGTCTGCGCCAGGACGCCAATCCCGCCGCGCCGGACTCGTCCGGCGGCGCGAATCTGCTCATAGACTGTGCGAACGATGTTGCTGGGCGCGGCAAATCCCAGCCCTTCACTTCCGCCGGATCGGGTGATGATCGAGGTGTTGATCCCGACCACCTGCCCGGCGGTGTTGACCAACGGCCCGCCGGAGTTGCCGGGATTGATTGACGCGTCGGTCTGGATGTAGATCATCCGATCCTCCGGACGCAACTGCCGCGCCACCGCCGAAACCACCCCCATGGTCACGGAATTGTCCAGACCCAGGGGCGCGCCGAAGGCCAGCACCACCTGACCCGACTTGACATCGTCGCTGTTGCCCAACGGCAGATACGGCAGACCGGACGTGTCGACCTTGAGCACCGCCAGATCGGTTTCCTCATCGAGACCGACCACATCCGCCGGCAAGATCGGCCCGCGCGGCTTGACAATCGACTGGAAGGCATTTCTGCCCGGCGGCGCAGTGAGCACCACCTGCACCCTTTGGGCATTGGCCACCACATGGGCGTTGGTGACGATGTAGCCGGTTGGGTCAACAATCACCCCCGAGCCGCCGGAGCGCTGCAAACGCAGCAGTTCGGCGGCCGATTCGGCCCCCTCGCCGGCGGGGACATAGCCGGAGGAGACAATCTGCACCACCGCCGGCTGCACCCGCGCGGCGATCGCCTGCATCGCCGCCGACAGTTCGGCCAGCGCTAGGGCGTCGCGCGGATCGCCCTTTTGCGCCGAAACCGGCAGCGCGTTCCAGAGAACCGCGAGACCGACAATGACGGGAATCTTCAGACGCAGGGACATGGCCGTTCCTCGCATGCGCGCCGCACGATTGCGATTGCGACCCGAAAAGGCAAGACCCGAGTCGCGCTACTGCCGGGAGTCGCTTCGAATCTGCTCGGCGACCCTGTGGGCCATCTTGACGCAGTCGTTCA
This genomic stretch from bacterium harbors:
- a CDS encoding aldehyde dehydrogenase family protein, whose protein sequence is MPTAAAKASKPAAAPKGSATEFRNFINGKWVESKTGKTFENRNPADRRELIGTFQKSDHRDVDAAVNAAAEAFKSWRLVPAPKRAEILYKVGERLIRYKEEFARDMTREMGKVLKETRGDVQEAIDMSYYMAGEGRRQFGHTTPSELKNKFQMSVRQPLGVCGLITPWNFPMAIPSWKIMPALVLGNTIVIKPATDTPLSVVNLMKCMDECGVPPGVINMVTGSGRDVGEPLINHPEVKLVSFTGSTEVGRSVSSLCGPHFKHSCLEMGGKNPQIVMDDADLDLAIEGALWGGFGTTGQRCTATSRVIVHKKVYKEFVSRYVERVKSLKVGNGLDPKTDMGPCVNEGQLHTVETYVRIGQKEDGAKLLAGGHRLEKGDYAHGWFHEPTVFGDVDPKMRIAQEEIFGPVVSVIPVDNFDQAIQVANDVAYGLSASIYTRDVNRAFTAMRDVYTGIFYVNAPTIGAEVHLPFGGTKATGNGHREAGQAALDVFSEWKAIYVDFSGSLQKAQIDD
- a CDS encoding MATE family efflux transporter, producing MSERIIEPVNPVPGEAEPITPPSVTPQSETREVYRSILRMGIPSMVGFAALHLYNVVDMFWVSRLGAEQVAGVAIFAAFYWVLSSINMIAGAGSTAIIARRYGEQDMERTRTAIVEAFILKIATAAVSAVIGYLLTPWMVRLLGATGDVERYAISYGRVMFLGLVFNFPVWTVFTALRGIDQPRPAMWIMLASTGLNALLNPIMIFGWGPIPALGVAGSAWASLIGFGMTTIVGLAMFFAGAFHVRLTWAAVRQASQRTMWQMLKIGMPTGVSSISFSLARLVITPMITHFGAPYVAIYGAGSRVLELTIIVVVGLELGLSPLIGHLLGRGDKQRAYVTAEKAIALAAGLMLTMGIGMALLAGPITRIFFADSSYEPLGVAFFRIMAIAGPFIGAFLMMEAAFSGAGDTVPVMVVGIIHAWVFQVPLIWFLSHGLGVGPNGIWWGFAGSEALSSVFYFWWFSRKRWIHRQV
- a CDS encoding MBL fold metallo-hydrolase; protein product: MKLVILGSSAGLASRRRAGSCYLLDLGEQGVLLDLGDGATRNFLQADYRADWVSHIVITHTHADHVGGLGYFLQQRYLTGTDRPLTIHCPGEAVGPIKAVFNLGYMFKDKLPFAIAYNPHVERYPFLAGAARITPFPTSHLSAMRAFAEEKGLPNRGECYALRIEAGRRTIVYSADLGSLNDLDSIPTPIDWLLVESTHVPLDRLWPWADERRVNRVILTHIADHFDTARALTDKDKTRAEILIAEDGMTLEI
- a CDS encoding GntG family PLP-dependent aldolase, with amino-acid sequence MKIVDLRSDTITRPTPGMRAAMAAAEVGDDVLGDDPTVQALEAKVAALFGVEASLFVVSGTMGNQVSLHTHACPGDEIICDEDAHIDWYEVGAPAALSGLQVRPIPAPDGIPDPDRIRAAIRPENIHHPVTSIIAVENTHNRAGGTVVPLPIMRAVAEIAHEHGAVCHLDGARIWNAHAATGIALSEWVRGYDSVSVCLSKGLGAPVGSMILGTRAFITRARRSRKRFGGGLRQAGILAAAGIYAIDDQLPKLKDDHRRARRLAEAVQGLPGIRVIPDPPPTNIVVIDLDGSRHNPETVLKTLESRGVRMLGFGASRIRAVTHRDVDDEDIEIAARVLRETLS
- a CDS encoding trypsin-like peptidase domain-containing protein, which codes for MSLRLKIPVIVGLAVLWNALPVSAQKGDPRDALALAELSAAMQAIAARVQPAVVQIVSSGYVPAGEGAESAAELLRLQRSGGSGVIVDPTGYIVTNAHVVANAQRVQVVLTAPPGRNAFQSIVKPRGPILPADVVGLDEETDLAVLKVDTSGLPYLPLGNSDDVKSGQVVLAFGAPLGLDNSVTMGVVSAVARQLRPEDRMIYIQTDASINPGNSGGPLVNTAGQVVGINTSIITRSGGSEGLGFAAPSNIVRTVYEQIRAAGRVRRGGIGVLAQTINPVLAEGLGLARDWGVVAGDVSPDSPAARAGVRRGDIILALNGKPMENARQFDVNLYQFATGDKVRLDLQRGDEQLSLEVQVIERPGASSELALMVSPEENLIGPLGILALDLNDEVAAMLPPLRFRTGVVVAARASDATPGEDNFRPGDVIYAVNRVPVESIRDLRAALDQLQSGDAVVAEVERGGALRYVALRME